The following proteins are co-located in the Styela clava chromosome 15, kaStyClav1.hap1.2, whole genome shotgun sequence genome:
- the LOC144411812 gene encoding fibrinogen C domain-containing protein 1-like produces the protein LYLDRYYPDSCRGLHKLNSLSWNETGGVFEIYPTPVSEKIEVYCDLMTDEGGWIVFQRRMDGSEDFYRGWDDYVNGFGNTIGEFWLGLENIHQMLKGKTFELRVDMEDWEGNKAYAKYGTFSIGDSSTNYRLTVGQYSGNAGNSLGDAQHQRRPFTTKDADHDTYRDKNCAVTFKGAFWYGACHKTNLNGLYIKGGKAQYAISVVWYDWKGHEYSLKFVEMKMRQKQ, from the exons TTATATTTAGATCGTTATTATCCGGATAGTTGTCGAGGATTACACAAACTCAATTCTCTTTCTTGGAATGAAACCGGAggagtttttgaaatatatccCACTCCGGTTTCTGAAAAGATTGAAGTTTACTGTGATCTCATGACAGATGAAGGAGGATGGATT GTATTTCAACGTCGAATGGATGGCTCTGAAGATTTTTATAGGGGATGGGATGATTATGTAAATGGGTTTGGAAATACGATTGGAGAATTTTGGCTTG gtttagaaaATATCCACCAGATGTTGAAAGGCAAGACGTTTGAACTCAGAGTAGACATGGAAGACTGGGAAGGAAACAAAGCCTATGCAAAATATGG AACATTTTCAATCGGCGATTCTTCAACGAATTATCGCTTAACGGTCGGTCAATACAGTGGGAATGCTGGAAATTCTTTAGGAGACGCCCAACATCAACGACGACCCTTCACAACTAAAGACGCAGATCATGATACATATCGTGACAAAAACTGTGCTGTCACTTTCAAGGGAGCGTTCTGGTACGGAGCTTGTCATAAAACAAATCTGAATGGGCTGTATATCAAAGGTGGAAAGGCACAATACGCAATCTCTGTTGTCTGGTATGACTGGAAAGGTCATGAATATTCTTTGAAgtttgttgaaatgaaaatgagaCAGAAGCAATAG